The segment AAAATGTTGAATATTGCTAGCGTCCTATCCAAGCCGTTTGGGTTTGTAAGGGTAGATTTATATAACCTTGATAATATAATAAAGTTTGGAGAGTTGACTTTTACTCCGATAAATGGTTATGGAAAATTCACTCCAACGGAATTTGATTTTGAATTAGGATCTCTACTGAACCTAAAAAAGTATCTCGATTAATAGTAAACAAAGCACTAAGTTATATACAATTTGCTAAGGGGACAATAAATGAAAAAATCCAAAAAAACAAAAAAAAATGTAGTGACAATGGAATTATTGGGAAAAAAGGGTAGGTTTGGAAATCAAATATTTCAATATGCTTTTTTAAAAATTTATGAAAAGAAATATAATTGTACAATACAAACTCCTAGGTGGATAGGGCAAACTTTATTTGGACATAAAGATAAACCTATAAGAAAAAAACTAAGTAGGATAACCCAACAGTTTAACTATGGCCTAAGTGATCATATTATTAATAAAAACCCTCCGTATATGAATGTAGATTTGGAGGGTTACTTCCAATACCATACATCATATTATTCTCCTTATAAAGAATTTTTCCAATCTTTATTTGTTCCAATCACAGAAATAAAAAAAGAACTAGACATTAATATTAAGGATTTAAAAAAAAGTGGAAATACAATTATAGGTCTCCATATGAGAAGAGGCGATTATGTTAGATATACAAAACTTTTTTCTCAAAAGCCAAATCCCTTTTTTATTACACCAACCAAATGGGTATTAACTTGGCTTGAAAAAAATTGGAAAAATTTAAATAATCCTGTTTTGTATATAGCAAGTGACGATATTGACTCCATTATTGGAGATTTTTCAGATTATAACTACATTTCCAGTGTTGATAGTGTAAAAGGATTTAACCTTTTGTTAAAAGAAGCACCATATTATTTAGATCACTATATACTTAGTCAATGTGACATAATGCTCATATCAAATAGTAGTTTCTCTTTCAGTGCTTCTATGCTTAACAACAATGCAAATCTCTTTTTAAGACCAGATATCAAAAGTCAGAAATTCATTGAATATAACCCCTGGAATAGCGAGGTGCTCTTGAGACCTTAATCTGCTTGTTAGGAGTGAGAAATTGAAAATTTTTGTAACTGGTTCAACTGGAATGGTGGGGAGAAATCTTTTAGAGAAAATGGATTCAGTAAATGAGTTAAAAGCTCTTTCACCAAAAAGGAGCGAAGTAAATTTATTAAACTATGAAGAGGTTGATAATTTTATAAAATTGCATAAACCAGATATGGTTATTCATTTAGCTGGTAGAGTAGGAGGAATACAAGCCAACATTTCTGAGCCAATAAAGTACATGATTGAAAACATGGACATGGGTAAAAATATAATTATGGCTTCAAGAAAAAATGGTATCAAAAAGTTAATTAACTTAGGCAGCTCTTGCATGTATCCAAAAAATATCAAAGGAAAATTAAAAGAAGAATATTTATTAACAGGTGCATTTGAACCTACTAATGAAGGATATGCACTTGCAAAAATCACCACATTAAAATTATGTGAATATGTAAGGCAAGAAAGTTCTGAATACCTTTACAAAACTATCATACCTTGTAATCTATATGGGAAATGGGATAAATTTTCTCAGGATGTTTCTCATATGGTGCCTGCTGTTATAGATAAATTACATCGAGCAAAAATTGCGAATTTGGAAGTGGTTGATATATGGGGGGATGGTAAAGCGAAAAGAGAGTTTTTATATGCAGGGGATTTGGCGGATTGTATACTAAAGGCTATAGAAAAATTTGATCAGCTACCGTATGTGACAAATATCGGTCAAGGATATGATTACACGATTAACGAATATTATGAAACAATTGCTAAAGTAATTGGTTATGAAGGGGGATTTTATTACGACTTATCGAGACCAGTTGGTATGCAAACAAAGTTATTAGATACTACTAAACAAAAAAAATGGGGCTGGAATAGTTCTACTAGTTTAGAAGTGGGTGTAAGAAAAACATATGAGTTTTATTTAAAAGAATTAGTATCTGATTAATAGACTTGGAATTTTAAGAATAAAAATCTAAGGATGCTTTGAATATATTCTAAGCACCCCAAAATGTTTTATTTTCTTATGAAAAATGAGTCTCCCCAAGATTTTTGCTTTCCCATTGCAGTAACAATATGTTTAAAGCTATGATTATCTAAGAAATTTTCAATATCATTAAATAAGGAACATCCTTCATACAGCTCAATAAAATTAACTTCCAAAGCTATACCATCTATATGTTTGAGGGTTTCAATAGCCCCTTCTAATGCCATTAGTTCAGCACCTTGTATGTCCATAACTAAGAAGTTATAATCCGATTTATCAATTTTTAGTGAATATAGAAAATCATCTAACCTTCGGCCGGGTACTTTTATGGTATGGGTTTCGTGGATATGAGGATAAACATTCGCATGATATTTAAGAGGAAGTAAAGAGCTGCTTTGCTGGTGAGAAGTTATATGAAAAATTTGCTCTTCATTATTATTAGTAATAGCAAAATTAAAAACTTCTACATGCGGATGTTTTTCCATATTTTTTTTGCACTTTTGGTAAATGGTTGGATTTGCCTCTATGAAAATTACCTTTTCAACACCTAATTTATTGTACAAGTTTATTTGATTACCTATCCAAGATGGATAATGCCTCTGGGTTTTATTTTGTATTTTTTACAATATGCTTCTAGATCAAACAACATATAGATGCACCTTCTTTGCATATGATTTTTTAAAATTTCGATTAATTTTTATCTTTTCAGTTGCGTTTGCATTTATTTATAGGCTATTACGTTGAGACTCATTAGTCTACCTTTCTGATCCATATGGGGAAGATATGCTCTACTATAATCATCAAATCCTAAAGGGAGAAATTCTCGCCAATCATATCTTTCAATTAGTTTGAAACCTACATCTTCGAGTAAAGATTTAATGGAGTTAAAATCAAATGCAATATAATGAAAATTGTACTCGTAATTCTGTCCTCCATATAGAAGACCTTGTAACTTACTTAAATTATTATTTTGCAAATACTCTTGAACAATGGCTTCAAAATTAGGAACTGCTAATCTCAATATGCCGTTCACTTCTAACACTCTATACCATTCTTTAAGAACATTTTGAATATCTGCTCTCTTAATGTGCTCTAAAACATGACACGCATAAATTTCAGAAACAGTGGAATCATTAAATATACTCAAATTATTAATGTCAGTTTTATAATCAACATGATCAAATGGAAGGATATCTACATGTTTAAAACCATGTAAATATTTTTCTCCACAACCTAAATGTAACTTCATTTCCTCACTCCTCGGTAATTAAGTTATTGTTTTTAATTTGGTTTAAATCTGATTCCACCATCATCTTAACTAACTCATTAAACGATACTTCCGGTTGCCAACCTAATATAGCTTTTGCTTTTTTAGCATCTCCAAGAAGCAAATCTACTTCTGTTGGTCTAAAATATTTTGGATCTATTTCAACTAACACCTTATTATTCTGCACATTTATAGCTTTTTCGTTCAATCCTTCTCCAATCCACCTGATGCTAATACCAACTTCCTTGAATGCTAGTTCTACAAATTCTCTAACTGAGTGAGTTTCACCTGTAGCTATAACAAAGTCTTCGGGTTTTTCTTGTTGCAGCATTAACCACATAGCCTTCACGAAATCTTTTGCATATCCCCAGTCTCGTTTTGCATTTAAATTTCCTAGCAATAATTTATCTTGAAGACCTAACTTTATTCTTGCTACTGCCATTGTAATTTTTCTAGTAACAAACGTTTCTCCCCTGTACGGGGATTCGTGATTGAAAAGTATACCATTACATGCAAATAAGTTATAAGCTTCTCGGTAATTTATAGTAATCCAATATGCGTAAAGCTTGGCAGCTGCATAGGGGCTACGAGGGTAAAAAGGAGTTTCTTCATTTTGAGGGGTATGATGAACTTTCCCATACAATTCACTTGTAGAAGCTTGATAGTACTTTACCTTTTGTTCTAAATTTAGTATTCGTATCGCTTCTAATAATCTTAAAGTTCCAATTGCATCTGAATTAGCAGTATATTCTGGGGTTTCAAATGAGACTTTAACATGACTTTGAGCAGCCAGATTATATAATTCATCTGGTTTTACTTTATTGACTATGCTTAAAATATTTGTTGCATCCGTTAAGTCTCCATAATGCAAATGAAAGAACTCATTTGATATTAAATGATCTATTCTAACAGTATTTATTGATGAGGACCTCCGCTTTATACCATGAACCTCATAACCTTTTTCTAAAAGGAATTCAGCTAAATATGCCCCATCTTGGCCAGTAACACCTGTAATCAGTGCTTTTTTTGTTTGCATATTGTTCACCTTTCTCATAGGGATTTATAAAAATCTTACTCATCTTGACATAATTTCATTGTTTTCTCCCAACACGTTTCAATTCGAACAATATCGTCTTCAGATAGGTCGGTGCCTCTTTGAACTTCAATAAATTCCAGTGATGTAATCCCTTTAATCGCATGCTTAGCTTTTTCAGGTATTTGGAGGTAGTCGCCAGGAATTACTTTGCGTATTTTACCTTCTAATACGAATATGCCTTCTCCAGCTGTAATGATCCAATATTCGCTTCTTTTCAAATGGTATTGATAGCTAATATTGGCCCCTTCGTTTAAGACGATTTTTTTTGTCAGTATACAAGATCCATTATTATATTGCTGAAAATCTAAGACACTATATGTGCCCCAACGTCTTTCTTCATACATTGGGCGGAAATTTAGTCCTTCAACTAATTCTTTCACTTCATTACTCGTTCTTTTTTCTGTAACAAGAATGCCGTCTGGACTTGCAGCTATTACTACATTCGAGAGGCCAGAAACCACAATAGGTATGTTAAGCTCATTAATGATGTGGGAATTCTGAGAATCATCGCTAATTAAGCCTTCTCCAAAAAGTGAATTTCCCAGAGTTTCACTAAATGCATCCCAAGTACCAATGTCTTTCCACAAACCATCGAATCGAAGAACTACAGAATGTTTACACCTTTCTACAATTTGATAATCAAAACTTTTTTTAGGCAAAGTATGATATATTTTATATAATTCTTCATATTCTGTAGGAATTTTCATTTCGTCTAAAAGAGAAATAATATAACCTAATTTAAATACAAATACTCCACAATTCCATAATGCATTTTTTTCTATTAGTTTCTTTGCTTCATCTTTGGAAGGCTTTTCAATAAAATACTTTATTTTGCTGAGAGGGGAATTTAATGAGTTGATTTTATTAGGTATAATGTATCCATATCTTTCAGAAGGAAAAGTGGGTTTAACTCCAATTAAAGCAATATCGAATTGTATATCAGTCAAAGTCTCTTCTAAACAACTTATAACATGATAAAAAGGTTCATCAGCATATGCATCGACAGGTAAAACACATATTAGTTCATTTAAATCGGTTCCCTCCAAAGACTTTAAATAAGTGCTTGCAAGACAAATAGCTGGAAACGTGTCTCTTACATCAGGTTCAATTATAATAGGAGCACGTTCTTGTAGTTGTTTTTTCATGATTTCTGCATGGGCTTTACCTGTTGAAACATACGTATGGTGATTTAATTTGCAGTGTTCCATCATTCTCCAAATTCTCTGGAACATAGATTCATAACCAAGATCACTTTTTAATAGCTTCAAGAATTGTTTTGAACGAGCAGAATTTGATAACGGCCAAAGTCTCTTCCCTGAACCTCCTGATAAAAGAATAACCTTCATTAATCTCAAACCTCCATGATAGTAAACTATTCTGTGATTTAATAAAGTAATGCATACTAACGCTTCTTTTTTTTACCTATTCTTTTTAATCTTTTGCTTTTTTTCTTTTTGGTACAAATGTTGTTTTCTTCTACTTGAACCCTATTAAATATCCTCATTGGGTTTTCTGTTTGAGTAACAAAGGTGCATTTATTCATATAATCAAGAGTATTAACTTTTTGAGTATGTGAATCTATATCTTTTCTTCTAACACATATATAATTTTCCTTGGATGATGAAAAAAGCTTAAAATCATTTTTTAGAGCGTCCTTTAAAAAATATGCATCACTACCAATTCGCTCGTGTTGAAACTTTGTTACTTCCCAAACATTTTTTTTAAAGACCAGCGTTCCACCTTTTAGTAATTTTTTTATCTTTTTCTCATTACCAGGTCTAAATATCATGAGTTTTTTAAATTCTTCAAAATATAAATATGAAGTGCATTTTCCTACAATATCTGCTTTACTAGATAACATAGTTTGATAGGCTTCTGTTAGGTAGTGGTCTGAGTAGTAATCATCATCATCAAACTTTGCAATAATATCATAAGAAGATTTTGTTATCCCAAAATTAAGACATTCACCAAGGGTTTTTTCTTGAGGTAGCTTAAATACATGAATGTTATGATATTCAGCTGTCTCATTTTTCCATTCATTTAAACACAGTGTATCGTTGTTTAAGATAATAATCATTTCTTTTTCAGTAAAGTTTTGCCGGAAAAAATTATCAAAAATGTTCTGCTTAAACTCTGGTCGCATTGTGCATAAAACTACTGAAATCAATTGTTACTCTCCTTTCTAATCTTTTGTAATTCCTTAGTGACTATATCGTTAAAATTATCCGTATGACATACTCTTTTTGATTTTTTTATTAAGAGTTTATTAGACTTTTTAAAAGTATGCTTTTTAGAATTAGCAAATCGAATATAAACGTAGTTGAATCTAGATGTTGTATGAAACCTTAACTTGGCTTTTATACATAACTTAACAAAGCGACTATCCGTTCCAGATCCAACAATGGAAGGGAATTTCACTTTTGGGTATATCTTTTTCCTGAACATTATTGTACCGCCCTTTAACATTTTTTGGCCGCCATCATTTTCTTTCCCAAGAACACGTAGAGCTAATAGTTTTTCTTTTTGAAAATAAATAAATGAAACTCCTTTCCCAATTATGTCAGCATTAGTAGTATTAAAATAATGCAGTGCCTCTGCCAAATAATAAGGCGAGTAATAATCATCATCATCAAACTTGCCTACTATATCGTACTTTGCTTTAGTTGTGCCGAAATTTAAGCAATCGCCTAGAGAAGTACGTTCAGGCAACTGAAATACAAATATGTTATTGTAGTTTTTTGCTTTTTTTTCCCATTGCTTTTTGTTCATGGTATCTTTATTCAGGATGATAATCATTTCTTTTTCTTCAACAGTTTGTCTATTGAAATTATTGAAAACATTATCCATCATTTCGTCTCGTATGGTACATGCAATTAATGAAATTATCTTAAACACCCCATGTCTGTTTAGTTTTAAAATAATTATCTAGAAATGAGACACTCTCAACATTTACTCCAGAAGTTCCAAAGTCTTTAGCTGAAATGGTGTGTTTCATAGTTCCTTTTAGAAGCATGTTATTATCTCCATGCCCGAACCTTCTTAGCACTATTGGATGATTAATGATCGTAATGTCTTTTTTATGCTTTTGAAGTAGTTTTATTGATTTTTGATGATTACCGATCAACTTATAAATGAAGCTATTTCTATCTTCATAGGAAGCTGGGAAGTTATTATACTTAAAGTAATACAGACCGCCACTTCCGCAGCGCATGTAAAAGTTATTTAATAACCATAATTCTTTTTGCTTTTCATTTGACATTATGCCTTTGTTTACAAAATAAGCAGTTGAAATTGGGAGTGTATTCACATATTCAACAAACCTGTAATGCACTAAATCATCTGAATCAAACGGCATGATGTACCCTACCTTTTTCTTCTCTTTTAAATATTGACCAATAATGTTGAGCTTGTAATTTTTATCTTTGTTAAATCCACGCGGGCTCTTAGGAGTGGAAAAATTAACAGGTAACCAGATTACTTTTTTATGATTTAATTCTTCAATAGAAGGTTTTTCATGCCCGGCTACTAATATAGTAAAATTCCTTTTGGTATTGTTTAAAATAGATTGTAAGGTATTCTTTAGATTTTCTTGCACAACCTTCCAGTTTTTTGAGACCTGTTTGCTTTTTAGTGGGATTGCAAAATAAATATGCTCCTCTTTACATTGAGGTTTATTATTTAGTAATGCATCTACTTCACACAGGATTGAAAGTAATGTTTTTTGTTTCATATAATTACTCCTCAATTATGTCTAAAAATAACCCCTTGATATAGACTCTATATCAAGGGGGAATGCTCTAAATTATAGTGGACGGACTCTAACGATAAACTTGCAGCAGATATAGTCTACAACTAATACGTCAGTAATTTCTACTCCTGCACCTGTTACGATTCCTGTGTCCTTGTCAATGCATAGAATTCTACCTTCAACGGAAGTACCGTCTTTTAGGAAAATTTCAACATCTTGACCAAAGAATTTTTTTAGAAATTTACTGCAAAAACACTCTAAATCATCCTTCTTATGGTCCTCTTTCTTGTGGTGATCTTTCTTAATGCTACAACAACCTCTTTGTTCGTAATAAAAACTCATTATATTGCCTCCCTCTAGATTTTAAGTTATTAGGAATTTTAACTTCCTACATTAATGTATTCTAGTTAATCTATTGTGAGAGGGCGTATATCTTAGTACAAGCGCCTTTTTTCTACTGAATCTAGTAACTTTGCCTATAGAAGTTGAATTTTTATTTTATTGATGGCTGGAATAGGGGAGGACTTATTGTTTAAATAAATTAAAGCCTCGACTTTTACTTTTCTTATATTCAAGTCGAAGGGTATAATCAGTTCCATTCCTGTTAAACTTATACTTTCTAATTTTGTCACTTTAATGGGTTTCACCCAATATTCTCCATTTTCAAGAGATGCTTTTTTCCAATCCTCTTTTGCATAGATCCAATCTATGCTCACGGGACTTCCTTCTGTTTTTTTAATTAAATTCGGGTCAGATATTTTCCCTGAAAATGTCACAGCGCCAATGGGATGAACTTTAAAGCAGATAATCAAGTCGTCTAGAGAGACCTTGGATTCATTTATTATATGAAAATCTCCATAAATAGTAAGTGTTTTTTCTTCTTCCATCAAAAGCACGGAGTAATTAAAATAACCATAGGGGTCTCTCATAGCATGGTTCATATTTTGTATGGGGGAAAGTATTGGTTGCTCTTCTTCTTCTACTATCACTTCTAGTTCTATAACTTTATTCTGGAGTTCTTCTAGCCTTCTTCTATACGAATTTTTTTCAACTTGCCACTCTTTCCTCTTTTCTTGAAGAAATTTATTTCTAATGATTTCTTTTTGGGCAGCTCTTTCTAAGTCCAATATCTTTTTGTTATATTTTGCCGATTCCGCTTTATGATAAAGGATTTCTTGTTTTAGGCGTATAAGTTCTGCATGTTGATCCATGAACACACCTCCATTATTTGTTCTTCTATTAAATTATGTAGTGGACTATCTAGCTATGAACACTACAAAACAGCCAAATAGCATCGGATGGTGTTCCGATCCTTCTGGCTGTTCTGGAAAGTGTTTATTTAGTATATGATACTTATCTTGGTCGCTTATGTGCCGGGAAGATTTCTGGGCATTGCTCTGGAAATTGTTTCGGAGGGCAAATAAGGCCTTCGATAATTTCCTCACGTGGGCGGCAGATTCTTGCTTCAACTTCTAGTTTTACGTCAGCTTCCATTTGAATGTCTAAGCAAAGTGTAAGGGTAACGTCTAGTTGAGAGAACTCGTCTGTTGCGATCAAGTTAGAGTCACACTCAAAGAATGTTACATGGCAGTCGAGCTCTGTACCTTCTGGGGCACATAGCAGGAATGTTTGGACTGTTGCGAATGGAAGTGCTTTGGAGCAGCATCTTACGCGCCCTTTTTCGTCAACCAGTTGAACGGTAACAAATCCTTTAATAAGGACTTTAACGCGTTGTAATTCAACTTCTGTGCCATCAGGTAATTCTACGTCAACTGT is part of the Sutcliffiella sp. FSL R7-0096 genome and harbors:
- a CDS encoding GDP-L-fucose synthase, yielding MKIFVTGSTGMVGRNLLEKMDSVNELKALSPKRSEVNLLNYEEVDNFIKLHKPDMVIHLAGRVGGIQANISEPIKYMIENMDMGKNIIMASRKNGIKKLINLGSSCMYPKNIKGKLKEEYLLTGAFEPTNEGYALAKITTLKLCEYVRQESSEYLYKTIIPCNLYGKWDKFSQDVSHMVPAVIDKLHRAKIANLEVVDIWGDGKAKREFLYAGDLADCILKAIEKFDQLPYVTNIGQGYDYTINEYYETIAKVIGYEGGFYYDLSRPVGMQTKLLDTTKQKKWGWNSSTSLEVGVRKTYEFYLKELVSD
- a CDS encoding methyltransferase domain-containing protein codes for the protein MKLHLGCGEKYLHGFKHVDILPFDHVDYKTDINNLSIFNDSTVSEIYACHVLEHIKRADIQNVLKEWYRVLEVNGILRLAVPNFEAIVQEYLQNNNLSKLQGLLYGGQNYEYNFHYIAFDFNSIKSLLEDVGFKLIERYDWREFLPLGFDDYSRAYLPHMDQKGRLMSLNVIAYK
- the gmd gene encoding GDP-mannose 4,6-dehydratase, with the protein product MQTKKALITGVTGQDGAYLAEFLLEKGYEVHGIKRRSSSINTVRIDHLISNEFFHLHYGDLTDATNILSIVNKVKPDELYNLAAQSHVKVSFETPEYTANSDAIGTLRLLEAIRILNLEQKVKYYQASTSELYGKVHHTPQNEETPFYPRSPYAAAKLYAYWITINYREAYNLFACNGILFNHESPYRGETFVTRKITMAVARIKLGLQDKLLLGNLNAKRDWGYAKDFVKAMWLMLQQEKPEDFVIATGETHSVREFVELAFKEVGISIRWIGEGLNEKAINVQNNKVLVEIDPKYFRPTEVDLLLGDAKKAKAILGWQPEVSFNELVKMMVESDLNQIKNNNLITEE
- a CDS encoding sugar phosphate nucleotidyltransferase, translating into MKVILLSGGSGKRLWPLSNSARSKQFLKLLKSDLGYESMFQRIWRMMEHCKLNHHTYVSTGKAHAEIMKKQLQERAPIIIEPDVRDTFPAICLASTYLKSLEGTDLNELICVLPVDAYADEPFYHVISCLEETLTDIQFDIALIGVKPTFPSERYGYIIPNKINSLNSPLSKIKYFIEKPSKDEAKKLIEKNALWNCGVFVFKLGYIISLLDEMKIPTEYEELYKIYHTLPKKSFDYQIVERCKHSVVLRFDGLWKDIGTWDAFSETLGNSLFGEGLISDDSQNSHIINELNIPIVVSGLSNVVIAASPDGILVTEKRTSNEVKELVEGLNFRPMYEERRWGTYSVLDFQQYNNGSCILTKKIVLNEGANISYQYHLKRSEYWIITAGEGIFVLEGKIRKVIPGDYLQIPEKAKHAIKGITSLEFIEVQRGTDLSEDDIVRIETCWEKTMKLCQDE
- a CDS encoding glycosyltransferase, with product MMDNVFNNFNRQTVEEKEMIIILNKDTMNKKQWEKKAKNYNNIFVFQLPERTSLGDCLNFGTTKAKYDIVGKFDDDDYYSPYYLAEALHYFNTTNADIIGKGVSFIYFQKEKLLALRVLGKENDGGQKMLKGGTIMFRKKIYPKVKFPSIVGSGTDSRFVKLCIKAKLRFHTTSRFNYVYIRFANSKKHTFKKSNKLLIKKSKRVCHTDNFNDIVTKELQKIRKESNN
- a CDS encoding alpha-1,2-fucosyltransferase; translated protein: MKKSKKTKKNVVTMELLGKKGRFGNQIFQYAFLKIYEKKYNCTIQTPRWIGQTLFGHKDKPIRKKLSRITQQFNYGLSDHIINKNPPYMNVDLEGYFQYHTSYYSPYKEFFQSLFVPITEIKKELDINIKDLKKSGNTIIGLHMRRGDYVRYTKLFSQKPNPFFITPTKWVLTWLEKNWKNLNNPVLYIASDDIDSIIGDFSDYNYISSVDSVKGFNLLLKEAPYYLDHYILSQCDIMLISNSSFSFSASMLNNNANLFLRPDIKSQKFIEYNPWNSEVLLRP
- a CDS encoding FkbM family methyltransferase, with the translated sequence MYNKLGVEKVIFIEANPTIYQKCKKNMEKHPHVEVFNFAITNNNEEQIFHITSHQQSSSLLPLKYHANVYPHIHETHTIKVPGRRLDDFLYSLKIDKSDYNFLVMDIQGAELMALEGAIETLKHIDGIALEVNFIELYEGCSLFNDIENFLDNHSFKHIVTAMGKQKSWGDSFFIRK
- a CDS encoding glycosyltransferase; translated protein: MISVVLCTMRPEFKQNIFDNFFRQNFTEKEMIIILNNDTLCLNEWKNETAEYHNIHVFKLPQEKTLGECLNFGITKSSYDIIAKFDDDDYYSDHYLTEAYQTMLSSKADIVGKCTSYLYFEEFKKLMIFRPGNEKKIKKLLKGGTLVFKKNVWEVTKFQHERIGSDAYFLKDALKNDFKLFSSSKENYICVRRKDIDSHTQKVNTLDYMNKCTFVTQTENPMRIFNRVQVEENNICTKKKKSKRLKRIGKKKKR